DNA sequence from the Lycium barbarum isolate Lr01 chromosome 5, ASM1917538v2, whole genome shotgun sequence genome:
AGTTACTTGCAGAAAGACTCAAAACAGTGATCGGGAAATTGGTGTCGGGGAGTCAGAATGCTTTTGTTAGGGGAAGGCAAATCACAGATGCATCACTCATTGCTAATGAGGTTGGAGATTAAAGAGTGGAGAACCAGGGTTGCTATTCAGGCTAGACATAGAGAAGGCTTTCGACAAAGTGAGCTGGTCATATGTGCTTAACATTCTGAGTCATATGGGCTTTGGAAACAGGTGGATAAGGTGGATAAAGTATAGCATCTCTACTGTCaaatattccattttggttaacAGGGGACCTGTGGGGTTCTTTTCCCTCAGAGAGGCATCAGGCAAGGTGATCCGATCGCACCCTTTTTGTACATTTTGGCAATGGAAGGACTTAGCAAAATGTTGCAGACAGCTAGCCATTTGCAATGGATTGTGCCATTTAAGATAGGAAGGAACCCAGGACCTCAAATTGATGTCTCTCACCTGTTATATGCAGATGATACTTTGATCTTTTGTGGTGCTGAGAGATCACAAGTGACAAAGCTTAACCGAACCTTATTTATTTTTGAAGCTATTTCAGGTCTGCATATGAACATGCTTAAGAGCACCATTTATCCTGTCAATGAGGTACCAAATATGGAAGAGCTAGCAGATATCATGGGCTGCAAGATTGGATCATTTCCTTCCACTTACTTGGGTCTTCCTTTGGGTGCTAAATACAAATCTACTGAAATCTGGACAGGAATCATTGAAAAGTTCGAAAAGAAATTGGCAACATGGCAAATGCAATATCTTTCATTTGGTGGCAGGCTGACACTAATCAACAGTGTTCTCGACAGCTTACCTACTTACTATATGGCACTGTTTCAAATCCCAACTGGTGTTCTGGAGCAAATTGACAAGTTAAGGAGAGATTTTCTTTGGGAAGGCAACAGTGAGGACCACAAATACCATCTCGTCAAGTGGGAGAAGGAGAGTCTACCAAAATTTCAAGGAGGTCTTGGTATCAAGGACCTTGCAGCTCATAACAAAAGCATGATGATGAAGTGGCTTTGGAGATTCAATCTGGAGGATGCAGGGTTATGGAAAGATGTTGTGATAGCTAAACATGGAATATTGGATCACTGGTGCACAAAGGCCTCTACTCTTCCTTATGGAGTGGGTGTCTGGAAGGGTATTAGAAGATTGTGGGACACCTTTGTTCAACAGACTCATTTTGAAGTGGGCAATGGCTCACTCTTAAGATTCTGGAAGGACAAATGGGTTGGAAGTACCATCCTTCAGGATGACTTTCCAAATTTGTTCAGAATAGCTCAAGATCCCAACTCTGTAATCGCTGCTAACAGAGAAGGGAACATTTGAGACCTGTCTTTCAGAAGAAACATGTATGATTGGGAAGTGAATGAGTTGCTAGATCTTTTTTCGAGACTTCAACAATGTTTCATCAATCCCCAGGCAGCTGACAAACTCAAATGGGGACAACAGAGTGGGGGAATCTACACAGTCAAGGAAGGATACCATCAAATGTGCTCTAGAAATCCATTCATAGACAATTGGCCCTGGAAACTCATTTGGAGAACAAAACTACCTCTTAAAGTCATATGTTTCACTTGGACAGCTCTATATGAGGCTTGTCTTACTCAAGGCAACCTGATGAAAAGGAACACTCAGCTTCCAAGCAGATGCCATATGTGCAGAAAGGAGGTTGAAACTACCAGGCATCTTTTCCTCCACTGTGAAGTGGCCTCAGAAATCTGGAATCTGTTTTTGTGCCTCTTTGGTCTTAATTGGACCATTCCTCTCTCAATAAAGGAAGCTTATGAGAGCTGGAATCTATGGAAAGTTGACAAAGCCATCAAGAAAATCTGGAACATGGTATCAGCTTGTATATTTTGGTGTATCTGGTTAGAAAGGAATAGGAGATGTTTTCAGGGGGTGTCAACACCTTTAGGTCTTTTGAAAGCAAGGTGTATTGCCAATTTGTTTAGTTGGACCAAATTGGTCCCTGTAGGTAATGCAGATCAACTTTTGGATTTTACTAGCTCATTAGTTCTGGCTTAGATATTTGTTGTACAACCAGCCAGTCTTCTTTTTGTAAGCTCAAATGCTATATCTTGTAAttattgcatcttcttgatgcctttGATTAATACCACTTacttcatccaaaaaaaaaaaaaaaattgcattagCTTTGCACCGTCTTGCGATTCAATGAAAACAACAGATATCCACTTTTTGCAGAATCTGTTAAGGCAGTAGTAATTGTTGCCTGCAACATGAATAGTAGGATGCCTTATGAATGAATATGATGTAGTGTACTTAGGTGGTGGAGCTAAGCAATGGGGTAAAACATTCAGTTTCTCCCAAGTGGGGTGGCTTGATGGCAAAAGGCAATCAAAGTGGAGGACTTTCTCATTTCCATCCCGTGTACCAAAATAAAAAGTTGGAGGTGTAGATAACCAGGTTTGTTCTTAAAAAGTT
Encoded proteins:
- the LOC132639770 gene encoding uncharacterized protein LOC132639770, which codes for MAFFQHAWEVIKNEIINALKHFHHHCHMVKCINASFISLIPKKKGAIELKDYRPISLISSVYKIASKLLAERLKTVIGKLVSGSQNAFVRGRQITDASLIANEVDKVDKGTCGVLFPQRGIRQGDPIAPFLYILAMEGLSKMLQTASHLQWIVPFKIGRNPGPQIDVSHLLYADDTLIFCGAERSQVTKLNRTLFIFEAISGLHMNMLKSTIYPVNEVPNMEELADIMGCKIGSFPSTYLGLPLGAKYKSTEIWTGIIEKFEKKLATWQMQYLSFGGRLTLINSVLDSLPTYYMALFQIPTGVLEQIDKLRRDFLWEGNSEDHKYHLVKWEKESLPKFQGGLGIKDLAAHNKSMMMKWLWRFNLEDAGLWKDVVIAKHGILDHWCTKASTLPYGVGVWKGIRRLWDTFVQQTHFEVGNGSLLRFWKDKWVGSTILQDDFPNLFRIAQDPNSVIAANREGNI